The nucleotide sequence AGCAGGTAGAGCTTGTGGAACAGGTAGTAAAAGGGGAGGTTGAAGGCCACGAGGTTCAGCAGCGGGACAAAATAGAAGGGCGTCAGCACCAAAAAGAGCAGGAGCATGATGACGACGTGCTTCAGCGAGGCGAGGAGGATGCCCAGGATGGAGCCGTGGTGCTCCAGCGGCAGGTGGCTGTAGTGGCGCCGGTGTATCTCTTTGACGATGTAGGGGGTAAGAAAGCCGATGATGATCAGCGCGATGAACATGGCAAAGATGAAGGTAATAAAGCCGCCGACGGTAAAGACGATGAAGCTGACCAGCCACGAGGTGACAGTATGCTCCATCAAGAAGCGCAGGATGGCCGAGCCCCCTTCGACCGTCGTTGTTTCGCTCTGCGTCTCCACCACGCCGTTTTGCTGTGTCTGCTGCTGATGCTGCTCTATCTGAAGCGTACTTTCCCGCAGGGAGTCTATGCCGGCGTCGGCAATGCCGAAAAAGAGGGTGTACATGAGCAGGATGGTACCCAGGAAAGGGATCAGGGCAAACTGGAGCATCCGTTTGGAAAAGAAGTCGCGGATGCTGATGGAGAGGAGTGTTTCGTTCACATATGTTCCTTGATCAGTGAGATAATCTCGGCGAAGCTGTTTTCGGGTACCTCTCCCTCATGGAGATAGAGGACGTTGCCGCTTTTGTCCGTGATGATGATATCGGAGTTATCGTCGGCGACCTTCCAGGCGGAGACCCCTTTTTTATGCATATCTTTGACGTAGATCGTATCGGGGAACTTCTCCTGCTTCGCCTTGAGCGATTTGGCGATGGCGAAATTGGGCAGCCAGGTCGCTTCCATGTTGATGACGGCGACGGAGGCGAAACGGCTGCGGTCGAAGTCCTCCGCCTTCAGGGCATCGGAGAAGGGGTTGTTGAGGTCTTTCTCGTCCGGGTCGACGTAGAAGATGACGTGGACCTTCTCTCTGAGCTCGTCGCTGCTCCAAGGAGTGCCGTCGACTTTGCCGCCGTCATCGCCGTTGAGCGAGAGCGGGGGGAGGGGCTCGCCCGTCTGCAGGGCCATGAGGCTAAGCGTGAGCGCGAAAAGGGTCAGGAGGATTTTCATAGGGATCCTTTGCGTGGTTTGGACGATTCTAGCATGGAAAGGCTTGGTTCCCGATCGCCCGGTCAGACCTTGCTCCAGAGCTTCTCGTTGAGCTTCAGCTCCTCGACGATCCCGATGGAGGAACGCAGGGTACGGATGTACCCCATGGCCTGTTCGATGGAGAGCAGGGAGGCAAAGACCGTCGGTTCGAAGAGGTCCTTGTCGTAGTCGACGGCGATCATGATCTTCTCGCCGTTGAAGGAGACGTAGATCTTGCTCTTCGTATCCTGTTTCAGTTTGAGCAGCCGCTGCATCATCGTGTGCGTCAGGATATAGCGCGCTTCGATCTGGTCGGTGCCGTAGACGACGAAGGCTTTCTCGAACGCGGGGTCGTCCATTTTGACGAGCTGGTCCTTGGTGAAGTTGCGCGACTGCAGCATCCCGCCGATGTAGGAGCCGAAAAGGTTCTCGGCGAGGTCGGGAAGAATGAGGGTGCGCCCCTTGAAGTGTTTGTTGAAGTCCGCGACGATGAAGAGCCCCTGGAAGATCGTCGACCAGTGGGTCCTGCCTTTGGAGTCGCGGCTGCGGTGTTCGGCATGAATGTCGGAGAACTGCAGGGAGATACCGTCGATCTGTCCCCGCACGAGGTCGTTGCCACGGAAACGGTCGACACGCTTATCGAAGAGGCGGGAGAACTGGAAGAGCGACTGGGGGATGAAAGCGTCCGGGGCGTAATGGAGCTCTTTCTCGATCGCCTCGATCAGGGGCCGGATAATCTTCTCCTTGAACCCGCTGCGATAACCGCTGACGAGCATCCGGTAGCCGAAGCCGCCGATGGCCGTCGCCCCGACACCGATCCAGATAAACGATTCGTTAAAGCAGTGGCAGCTGTTGTAGATGAAAGCGATGATCAGCAGCGACAGCGCCCCCAGGATGCCGAAGAGGGTCAGGACCTTCTTGCGGACCGCGTGGCGCTCCTGCTCCAGCTCCTGCAGGGAGTCGTAGAGTTCCGTATAGTAATAATCGGTGAGTTCAGAGGCGCTCTTCATCAGGGGTTACTGTTTGAAAAGGGCTCCGACATCGACGTTTTTGCGTTCGTCCTCCGTGATTTCGAAGACCTGTTTGCGGGTATAGTGCATCATATTGGCGAGAATGTTCGTCGGGATCATCTCGATGGCGTTGTTGTAGTCCGTCACGGCCTGGTTGTAGGCGCGGCGGGCCGCGGCGATCTGGGCTTCGATCTCGGAGAGGCTGCGCTGCAGGTGCATGACGTTTTCGTTGGCCTTGAGGTCCGGGTAGTTCTCCACCGCGACCATGATGCTGCCGAGCGCAGAGGTGATCTGCTTGTCCAGGGCGATCTTCTGTTCATCGGAGATCCCCGGTTTCATCGCCTGGGAACGCAGTTCGGTGACCTTCTCCAGAATGCCGCGCTCGTGCTGCATATACTGCTGGACGGAGCTGACAAGGTTCGGGATGAGGTTGTAGCGTTTTTTGAGCACGGCATCGATGCCGGCGAAGATGTTGTCGACCTGGTTCTTTTTGGCAACGAGACTGTTGTACATCAGGACGATGATGACGACGATGACGGCAATGATGATGAGCGCGGTCATGGGGATACTCCGGGGAAATGATTTGGTTTATTGTACTGAAAAAGGGTACGAATCCGTAAACGAGGGGGATAAGTAAAAAGCAACGCAAGGGCCGCTACAATTGAAAAAAGCACAAAGGGGCAGCATGCAGAGCAGACGATATTCGGTCCGTGGCCGGGTGCAGGGGGTGTGGTTCCGCGCGACCATCCAGCAGCATGCCCGCGAAATGGGGTTAAGCGGCTATATCCGCAACTGTTCCGACGGCAGCGTTGAAGCCGCCGTCAGCTGTCCCAATGACGACTGTTTCGACCAGTTCGAACGGCTGCTGTGGGAAGGGTCGCCGCTGAGCGTCGTCGACAATGTCTCCTACGACATCATCGAAGAGATTTTCGAAGGGGATTTCGAGCAGCGCTAGGCGGCGCTCTCTTTGGCGGCGTGCAGCCCCGCCAGGTAGCCGCTGCCCCAGGCAAAATGAAAGTTGAAGCCGCCGCGGTGCCCGGTAATGTCGATGACCTCCCCCGCAAAAAAGAGCCCCTCGACGAGTTGTGACGCCATCGTTTTGGGGTCGATGGCCTCCGTTGCCACGCCGCCGCCGGCGACTTCGGCATGCTGGTAGCCGTGGGTGTCGATGACGGTGAAGGACCACTGCTTGATGATATAGGCCACCTTCTTTGCCGATTTGGCATTAAGGGCGCTGCAGGGCAGATCGATGGCGAGCTTCTGCACCTGCAGCAGCGGCCGTATCAGTTTGCGCGGCAGCAGTCCGCAGAGCAGATCGTAGAGCGTGTCATCGGGAATCGTTTTGGCCATCTGTTCGATCTGGGAGGCGAGCGACTGCACGGTAAATCGCGGAAGCAGGTCGATCTTCACGGTGACGTAGGCGTAGGCCTGCAGGGCCCGCGACGCGGCATGGGAGAGGTCCAGGACGGCAAAACCGGAAACGCCGTAGCGCGTGAATAGCAGATCGCCTTCCTCCTCCTTCACGGTCGCGTTGTCAACGAGCAGCGTCACCCGCGCGGTCGTCTTGGTACCGGCCATCTTCTCCAGCTCCGACGCATCGAGATGCAGCCCGACGAGCGAAGGGAAGGGGGGCACGATGCGGTGGCCGAGCGCTTCGGCCATCGCCATCCCGCTGTCGTTGCCGCCGAGCTGCGGTGCGGCGGGCGAGCCCGTCGCGATGATCAGTCGTTCATAGCGGCGTGTCTCCTCGCCGGTCGCGACGGCAAAAACGTTTCCCTCCGCCGAGACTCCCGTGACATAGGCGCCGTTCTCAAAACGGACCCCCCGGTGCTGCGCGGCACGCAGCAGGACGGCCTGCACGCTGCGCGCCTCCTGGCTCATGGGGTAGCATTTGCCGTCCTCCCTGATCTCCAGCAGCAGGCCGAGACGTTTGCAGAAGCGTTCGAACGCGGTGAAGTTCATCGTCTCCAGCGCAAAAGCGGCGAAAGTAGGGGCTTCCCCTTCGAAATCATCCAGGTCCGAGGTCGTGTTGATAATGTTGCAGTGCCCGTTGCCCGAGGCGAGGATCTTTTTGCCGGGTTCGGCATTCTGCTCGTAAACGGTGACGTCGGCACCCGCTTCCGCTGCCGTGATGGCGGCCATAAGCCCTGCGGCACCGCCGCCGATAATTGCGATCGTACTCATAATGGGATTGTAGTGGCTGTCGGGTTAGTTTCGGGTTAGATTATTGAAAGTAAAGACGTTTTGGAAAGTGATAAAGAAGAGCGCGGTTCATCTGCGCGTGCACCGGAGGAAATACTCTTGGAGTGTGGGCTTTACGCCGAGTAAAACTTGCGCGCCCTGAGCAGGGCGAAGAAGTCCCCGTGGGGGATTAGCGTAGCCAAAGGGGATTTTGCTCCTTTGGCGTATGGTTAAACGGTCTGGATTAGTTCCAGCCGTCTTTGACGATCTGAGTCGATTTGTTGTACGGATACTTCTCGACCAGTTCTTTGACAGAGAGTTTCTGATCGCCGCTTCTCATGAAGTGCGCCAGAGTAACAGATGCCCAGTAGTCGTCAGCATATGCTGTGCCTTCGAGCTGAACCGGAACACCTTTTTTGTTGACGGTGTGACATGCGGAACATGTGACCGGGCCAGCGTATTCGCCATCCGGGCTGTACTGCAGCGCCTGCTCATGCGTCGTGATGTCAACCGTGCGGTTCGGTCCGTCATAGCGTGTCGTATAGAGGCCGTGTGTGGACTCGTGACATGTCTGACAAGCCAGGTCGCCGTGCGCTTTGGAGTAGCGGAACAGAGACAGTTTGTTGTTCTGGTCGATCGGGAAGTACTGACCGCCTTCACTTTCAACAAACGGAGCGATGTGACAGTCTGCACAGTGCGGTTCTGCCGCTGACAGCCACCAGTCGTTACCGCCGGATGCCGCTGCATACGGTACTGCGCCGCCAGTCGGGTGGTTCCACGGTTTCAGGTCAAGACCGTCTTTGGCGACGTTTTTGACGAGGACGGCAGATTCGTGCTCAGAGTAGTACTTCAGGACTTCGTTTTCGCCGGATGTTTTCGGGTCGGCAATCGCTACGAATTTCTTCATGTCGCCGCCTGCAACCGCATTGACGATCTCTTTGAGAGACTTGTTACGGATGGATTTACCTTCGAGGGTCTGAACCGTTTTGAGGTCATCCAGTGCCTGCATTTTCTGCGCGACTTTCGTGTGACAGTTCGTACAGTACAGACCGCGCATTTTGGAAACACGCTCACCGTTCTCATCTTTGTGTGCGACTTCGTTGAGCTGGAACTTACCGTATTCGTTCAGGAAGAACGGCGGTTTGGCATCCGGGTTGGAGTGCGCGTCACGGCGGACATAACAACCACCACCGCTGGTACGGACATCACCCTCAGAGAAACGGCCTTCACCATAGCGGTCAGCAACACGGTACGGGTTCGTATCGTCGTTCATGCTCGGGTTCTGGAAGTGTGTCGGGTGACAGGACTGACATGCTTGTGAGCGGCCAGCGGCATCCGGCATCGGAACCATGGAAAGGTGGAAGCTGTGAATCGCTTCGGTCAGCGTTTTAGCCTTGACAGTCTTGTAGCCTGTCGCACCCGGACGCGGTTCTTCGAGGTTACCGGAGACGTTGTCACCGTGACAGTCGGCACAGTTGACCTCACCGGTCTGACCCAGACGGTTGGAAGACGCTTTGTCGTTATAGTGCTTCAGGAACGTCGTGCCGTGGTGGGCGTCGTGGAGCGAGAGAATGTTGATGGATGCTTCACTGAGGCGTGCCATGTATTCACTCTCATCCGGGTAGGTTTTCCAGTAGGCGTACTCTTTGTCAGACTGCGTCAGACCTTCGTCGCGTGCCATCTGGGCAGCTTTACCCTGGCGGGAGTGACATGCATAACAGTTCGGGATGTCGACCGGGTTCGTACCGAAGTATTCAACGATCTGACCGTTTTCATCCATGATCGGGCGACCGTTCTGGTCGTGTACCTGGACCGCGGACTTCTGGAACGGCTGGAAATCTTTTTCGGTAACGGAACGGATTGTCCCTCTGCGTGTGGAGTCGTTGAACGCCGTCAGCGGCAGACCCAGTGCATCCCAGAGGTGTGATGCCGTCAGAACGAGCGGGATGTTCTGGACCGGCGGAACCAGTGTGTTTGTGAAGACGACGTTGCTACCGTCTTTACCGGAATACTCGAGGTAACCGCCGGCGATGTGCTTGCCGGTCGGACCGGAATCGATAGGTACTTTAATGTCTTTACCGACAAAGAGGCGGTCTTTCGCCGTTGCACCTTTAGGAATCGTACCCTCAAGATCTTTATAGATAAAGAGGTGTTTCCAAACATAGTTGGCCACGTTATCGCCCGGGTCGTCCATACGGCCGTTGCCGTCGACGTCTTTGGCGACAGACCAGTACTTCATCTTGTTGCCTTCACTATAAGAGTTGTCTTTCGTATAGTAATAGAGCTTGACTTTGTCATCCGGTGTCAACAGTTTCGGCAGTGCGCCGTCCGTACCGGATTTTACAGCCTGGGACTGAATTGAGTTATAGGGCGGAATGACACAGCAGTAGCTCATCTCAAAACCGACACAGTGCATACCCAACTCATAGTTGACGAACGCATTGATCTCGTTTTTGGGATTGTAAGCTTTTACTTTCTTTCCACCGATTTTCATTTCAGTCGGCTTGAGCAGAGTCATACTAAACGGCGGGTTCTTGTCATACTCTTTGACAGAAGCCGATGCAGTACTGGACAGTGCAGCCAGGGTGAGCGCCGCTGCCGTCATAACAGAAACGCCACGAAGTTTTCGATTCATCATGTACTCCTCAGTGATAGAAATCCCGTTAGTTTTGCATTTGTTTTTTTAATCTATCTTTAAAGGGAAAAAACTTAAATGGCACTGTGATGAACGTGTGATAAAAATAAGAAAATACTATACTTGCAGCTTATGGTTCCGTTACGAAAAAATAATACGTGATGATAGTGTGATAATTATTGCCTATTTTTAAATAGGTTTTTTTAAAATATATTGAGAAGTTTTGTTAAAAAAAAGTAAAGGTTGGCGCGTCAGCGCCCGGGGAAAAGGAGGGAACCGAGGCGCACCATCGTGGAGCCGCAGGCGATCGCCAGTTCGAAATCGCTGCTCATCCCCATAGAACAGATCTCGGCCCCTTTGAGCCCGTCAAAGATCTTGCGGGTCGTCTCAAAGCTCTGCTTGATATGGTCGTTGTTCTCGGTGTGGGCCCCGATGCTCATCACGCCGCGCAGGTCGATGCGCGGACAGGTTTCCGCGATCTGTGCGTAGATGTCGGATGCTTCTTCGGGCATGACGCCGGACTTCGTCTCCTCTTTGGCGCTGTTGATCTGCAGCAGGCACTCCATCGTTTTGCCTTTGGCCTCGAGACGCTTGTCGAGGGCCTCGGCCAGTTCGAGCGAATGCAGCGACTGCATCAGAAAGGGGTCGAGGTCGATCAGCTGGTTGATCTTATTCTTCTGCAGACTTCCGATGAAGTGCCACTCCAGGGGCAGATCTTCGAGCGTTTCCATCTTCGATTTGAGGTCCTGGACCTTGTTCTCGCCGAAGGCGCGCTGCCCGATCTCGTAGAGGGACTTGACGGCATCGGTGTCGACGTATTTGCTGACGGCGACCACTTTGACGATGTGGTGCTCGCTCACCAGAATACGTGCCCGTTCGATCCGTTC is from Sulfurimonas sp. HSL-1656 and encodes:
- a CDS encoding EI24 domain-containing protein; the encoded protein is MNETLLSISIRDFFSKRMLQFALIPFLGTILLMYTLFFGIADAGIDSLRESTLQIEQHQQQTQQNGVVETQSETTTVEGGSAILRFLMEHTVTSWLVSFIVFTVGGFITFIFAMFIALIIIGFLTPYIVKEIHRRHYSHLPLEHHGSILGILLASLKHVVIMLLLFLVLTPFYFVPLLNLVAFNLPFYYLFHKLYLLDVASETTTKERFKLIMAFHGGQVRMTTLGLYLLSLVPFAAYITPVFNVIVLTHSMFRKTVEVEAHHESVTAAKSATEKIPNGSQDVLPS
- a CDS encoding YtfJ family protein yields the protein MKILLTLFALTLSLMALQTGEPLPPLSLNGDDGGKVDGTPWSSDELREKVHVIFYVDPDEKDLNNPFSDALKAEDFDRSRFASVAVINMEATWLPNFAIAKSLKAKQEKFPDTIYVKDMHKKGVSAWKVADDNSDIIITDKSGNVLYLHEGEVPENSFAEIISLIKEHM
- a CDS encoding DUF3137 domain-containing protein — its product is MKSASELTDYYYTELYDSLQELEQERHAVRKKVLTLFGILGALSLLIIAFIYNSCHCFNESFIWIGVGATAIGGFGYRMLVSGYRSGFKEKIIRPLIEAIEKELHYAPDAFIPQSLFQFSRLFDKRVDRFRGNDLVRGQIDGISLQFSDIHAEHRSRDSKGRTHWSTIFQGLFIVADFNKHFKGRTLILPDLAENLFGSYIGGMLQSRNFTKDQLVKMDDPAFEKAFVVYGTDQIEARYILTHTMMQRLLKLKQDTKSKIYVSFNGEKIMIAVDYDKDLFEPTVFASLLSIEQAMGYIRTLRSSIGIVEELKLNEKLWSKV
- a CDS encoding LemA family protein; amino-acid sequence: MTALIIIAVIVVIIVLMYNSLVAKKNQVDNIFAGIDAVLKKRYNLIPNLVSSVQQYMQHERGILEKVTELRSQAMKPGISDEQKIALDKQITSALGSIMVAVENYPDLKANENVMHLQRSLSEIEAQIAAARRAYNQAVTDYNNAIEMIPTNILANMMHYTRKQVFEITEDERKNVDVGALFKQ
- a CDS encoding acylphosphatase, coding for MQSRRYSVRGRVQGVWFRATIQQHAREMGLSGYIRNCSDGSVEAAVSCPNDDCFDQFERLLWEGSPLSVVDNVSYDIIEEIFEGDFEQR
- a CDS encoding NAD(P)/FAD-dependent oxidoreductase; amino-acid sequence: MSTIAIIGGGAAGLMAAITAAEAGADVTVYEQNAEPGKKILASGNGHCNIINTTSDLDDFEGEAPTFAAFALETMNFTAFERFCKRLGLLLEIREDGKCYPMSQEARSVQAVLLRAAQHRGVRFENGAYVTGVSAEGNVFAVATGEETRRYERLIIATGSPAAPQLGGNDSGMAMAEALGHRIVPPFPSLVGLHLDASELEKMAGTKTTARVTLLVDNATVKEEEGDLLFTRYGVSGFAVLDLSHAASRALQAYAYVTVKIDLLPRFTVQSLASQIEQMAKTIPDDTLYDLLCGLLPRKLIRPLLQVQKLAIDLPCSALNAKSAKKVAYIIKQWSFTVIDTHGYQHAEVAGGGVATEAIDPKTMASQLVEGLFFAGEVIDITGHRGGFNFHFAWGSGYLAGLHAAKESAA
- a CDS encoding YggS family pyridoxal phosphate-dependent enzyme, with the translated sequence MTQTEYKIYIDKIVERIERARILVSEHHIVKVVAVSKYVDTDAVKSLYEIGQRAFGENKVQDLKSKMETLEDLPLEWHFIGSLQKNKINQLIDLDPFLMQSLHSLELAEALDKRLEAKGKTMECLLQINSAKEETKSGVMPEEASDIYAQIAETCPRIDLRGVMSIGAHTENNDHIKQSFETTRKIFDGLKGAEICSMGMSSDFELAIACGSTMVRLGSLLFPGR